The following is a genomic window from Falco cherrug isolate bFalChe1 chromosome 9, bFalChe1.pri, whole genome shotgun sequence.
TGCGCAGGCACCCCAGTGCAGGCATGCTTGCTTCTTGCCGGGCTGCGCTCCTAGGAGGGCACTGATCCATGTGCTGCCCAGTACCAGGGTCTGCGGAAGCACGTTCCTGTGCCAAGGTGGGCCGTTTCAAACCTATCAGGGTTACCACGTGCTAATATGTTAACTTTACAAGTGTAGATCATCCCATGAGGTTAACTTTTGAGTGCTTGGCTTCTGCTGAGTGAGAAGCTTTGTGCCATGCTGGATCCTCAGGAAGGACATGGATCTGATGGACCTGCctgctgggagccaggctgtggagggcaagcaggagctgggctcGTGCCATGTGAGGAACAGAagacttgtatttttttctggtgtgaCCAAATTATACAATCTCACTGCATAAAGTAACCAAAATTTATAGCCAGAGCTTTGGAAATGATACCACTTTCAATTGTTTTATGAACGATGCTGACATCTTTGGCTGTACAAACTGTACTTGCTTTCTCAGTTGTCATTTGAAAGACACCTACATCCTTAGTTGTCTCAGTCTTttgaaaaaacacccaaaccttagaacaaaaacattttgttccaaATTTGTGGTTTCAACAGTTTAATCCTCTTGACTCGCCAGCATTCAAACTTAGAGCTTCCCAGTTAAACTGTCCTCTGAACAGCAAGGAAGGTCCTGCAGTCTTTGGATAATGGGAAAAGActttgggaaataaaaagagCCACCGCGTTACATTTCCAGGAGGGGCAGTGACGTGGGACCAGAGTCAGACTAATTCCTGCTTGCTTAGTTTATGCAAGCGTTATTTTTAAACTTGGTGGGAGTCTTCATGGAAATCaggtgagagagagagagacagtcTGTAGTTGTCTGAGGGAGGAATGAGGCCAGTGGGTGAGAGCCATATTAAATGGGATGATCCATGTTCCCCATTTTCCTGTgagctgcttaaaaaaaccccaacaaaacgacaacaacaaaaaaaacccaaccctgcgTTCTTTTGGCCTCTGATCTTGGGATGGTTTGTGACCTTGGGTAGCACTGCTTTCTGCTGGTGCTCCTGGGAAGGAGACGCCCCCCACCTGTGCCTGCTGAGGGGAAGATGATGTTTTCAGGGTCCTTCCCATGGCAAAGCGGTGCAGCCTGAggccagagctggggaaggcGTGGGGAGCCTGGCTGCCTGGAGGAGGCTTCTCTCCTGGCGAGCCCACAGCGGTGACTTTGTGCTTCCCTTGCTATGGGGATGTGTGCCCAAGTGGGTACCTTCAGCTTCTCTTTGGTGTGCTTCTGTGTAATGGCTGCCAAAGTCCTTCTCTCTAACTCCACCAAGAAACTCTTCCCTTGCTCAAGGAAGGGCCCCTCCTAGGGGCTGGAAAGAAAACGATGGCTAGGGAGGAGGGAACTGGGAATGTAGCATCCTAAACTAAAACTAGTGTTTGGTCTGtagctgttctccatctctttGTGGCTTCTTCATGACTCACCTATGCAGCATTCAGTTAttattaaagaaactgaaacacttCACTGATGGTGTACCCTCTACAGAAGTATCTCTGGAAGGCCAAGACAGGGACCATTGCCCATTCTGAGTCAGTGTTTCAGGGCAAATATTTGTCCAAGTGCTGTGTTAGCATAATATTTCTAATGTCAGGCCAAGGGCATAAATCCTGGTGCAGAAACTCAGAGACGTGAATTGCAGTTGTGAGTTTCTGTTCCAGAGGATTTGCTTTTGCCAATATCTGTGCAAGATACTGTGTCCAGACTTTGGTAGCTTGTAATGAGACTTGGCATTGAACAAGACTGTATCATTCTTCATCTTGCTGTTCTGAAGTAGTAGtgtattcattatttttacaaataaagtgatGTATGGAGAGACTGGGGGTAGGGGAGCGGAGCTGTGTGTACCAATGAACCTGTGGCTTGAAAGTGCAAGTTACCCATCCAAGTCAAGATGTTCTGATTTTgaatgagaagctgaaaaatcagCCATGCAAGTATAGTGTGAAGAAAGGAAGTTTAATAGCTCCCAGAAGGCTTGCATAATCTGTATCACAGCCCTCCTCGTGGCTCTTCCAGCCTGCTgataaaataaactgctttgCATGATAAAACTTAAAACTTCTTAGAGCAAAACTTTTTGCAAAGAGGTCATGGAAGGTGGAGATTTTGATCTCTATGCCTTTTCTGGCAGAAGAGTTCCTAAATTTTGAGGTGCTGTTATTTCTGTCAGTGGCAGAATTGGCTGCCTTCCCTtaaaaaatccaggaaaaatGTTGCATTCTTAGTATGTTGAAGTTGTGGAAGGGCtttcttgttggttttgtgttttttcttcatttttttttaagaaactagCATGTTTCTTCTGTACAGTCTTACCAGAGAAGCACATTGCAAACATCCTGACTTTttgtctctttccttccctgtccttTTTGCCCCATTTCAGGTCTGGATTATTTTGTCTGCCATCCTCCTTTCCCAAGCCCGAGGACCCTCCTGCTGATGCCTGCGCTAACGGAGTTGCTGATGGCAGAGATGCTGTGCAGGGTGAGAGGGAGCCGCAGCCCTCTGGTGAAAAGCCTCCCAAAGGAAATGGTGATGAACAAGTGccccccctcctgcctcccccgcCACCTGGCAGCCTTCCTCCTTACCCCCCCTACTTTGAGGGAGCTCCCTTTCCCCGTCCGCTGTGGCTGCGGCACACGTACAACCAGTGGGTTCCTCAGCCACCGCCACGGACTATAAAGAGGACGAGGAGACGCTTGTCGCGGAATAGAGACCCAGGAAGGCTTATCATGAGCACTATCAGGCTGCGGCCGAGGCAGGTGCTCTGTGAGAAGTGTAAAAACACCTTGAACCCTGAGGACATGAGCGCAACTAGGCAGAACGCTAAAACCAGGAGGAAGCTGAGCATTCAGgacaaagagcagaaaaaacacagtgatTCCAACTACAtggagaaaaggaacaaaagagaaaagagagaggatgACAAGTTTTCTGGGGAACTAGTGCATCGAACGCCAGTTATAAAAATATCCTACAGTACTCCACAAGGGAAAGGTGAAGTTGTAAAAATCCCTTCCCGGGTTCATGGCTCAGTCAAACCGTTTTGTCCAGAACGAATATTGCAGAATGGAAGGGAGGACCAAGAGGAGACCAGGGACACTGAACGGTGTCGAGAAACCAAATGTTTAATGGACAAGTCAGCAGGCAGCCAGCTTGCTTCCATTCCAAAATTGAAGCTCACGCGCCCGGTGCATTCCAGTGCGGATGTCCCACCCCCAAAGATACGGCTGAAGCCCCATCGCATAAATGACGGTCAGAGTGTTTCAATTTATAAAGCAGAACTTATTGACGAAATAAATGTCCTTCAGAACAGAAGGGAGTCCAATCCTGGCACATTTTACAACGATGAATCCACAGACAGAAGTTTAGCTGAAATATCTTCAGGTAGTTCAGGTGAAGATGACGACTTTAAAAGATTTCCCCAGGGTAAAGATGGACATGATAACTTGGCTTTCCTTATGAAATATcgtaaaagaaaagcagattctTCTAGTTTATCAGTGTGTAGTAATGACAGTCTAGACGAGTCCAAGTCTTCTAGTTCAGAAGTAACATCACCAGAAATGTGTGACTTTTTGCCTGGTGATGATGCATCTGTCTCTTCATCTTCAAAAGATGAGCGTAAAATTGTGCCACCACTAACAGTTAGACTGCATACCCAAAGTGTGTCTAAATGTGTCACAGAAGATGGAAGAACTGTTTCTGTGGGGGATATTGTTTGGGGTAAAATTCATGGTTTTCCATGGTGGCCAGCACGTGTTCTTGACATAAACCTTagccagaaggaaaatgggGAACCTTCATGGCGAGAAGCTAAAGTATCGTGGTTTGGTTCTCCGACGACTTCATTCTTATCGGTTTCAAaactctctcctttctctgaatttttcaaACTGAGATTTAATCGCAAGAAGAAAGGGATGTATCGGAAAGCTATCACAGAAGCTGCGAAGGCAGTAGAGCATCTGACTCCAGAAATAAGAGATCTCTTAACACAGTTTGAGACATAACTTTGCCTCCAGTATCAGGTGAGTGCTTGTTGGACTACTGCTTCCCATAAATAAACTTGTTGTGTTTTTTAGTCTACATTCCACTGTtagtttggatttgtttttccttaaaaatggaGGTTGACAATTGTTAAATGCCTGGTTGTTGGTGATAATTTCAGTTTTAGTTCCAAACCTTTGGGGGGGACCGTGGGACCTGGAGCCCAGAGGGGAGTACAGAGCAGTTGGCATGAAGAAGCAAGCGTCGTTGGTTCAAAGAGCTAATAAAATTGTAGCCGTGTATTAGTGCTGTTTACAGCTAGCATGTGGTGAGTATTCAGGATACTTCATTTGCATCAGAACTAATCTGGAGCCCTGGCTGAAAGGCTGATAGCTAGTAGAGTTTAAGtttctttgaaatatctttTGGTTTAAAGAACTGAAACCTTTCTTGGAATTGAGATTATATTTATCGCATCTTGGTACTGATGCCCAGCAGTTACCTTTAACAGTTAAGGGCCCTTGGATACCCTTTGCTCCCCTGCAGTTTCTCTGACCCCTCTGGTAAGGATCTCTTGTGAAGGCCTCTTCCCTGTGGCTCTTCAAAATGATTGTACCAAAAACGGTCTTTAGCTGAGGAACAGAGTTTCAGTTATTTTGCACAGCACTTGAGGTTTCACTTGTGTCCAAAACATCGGTGCATTGCTGAGGAGTGGCCTGGATCATCAAATTAAATTCTTTTGGCCTTTACATGCAACTTCTTTGTTTGAGGACTTAGGTGGGAGCATAAATGTGGGAGATGATTCTTTATAATGCCTccacattttgcttttactgttgCAAGCATGGAAGGGGATGGGACTCCCTTTCTTAACAAACAATCAAAACTTTGCCCAGGGTGAAAGTTTGATACCTAAAAATACGGGTTGTGGTGTAACTGGGAATAGAAATACCGTCTGTAACTTCAGTTTATGCTGCCTACTACACTGCCCTGAGTGAAGCCCATGGGAAAAATCCAGCGACTTGAATAAGATCTAGAGTAGTTTTGCTACCTTTCAGTTGTCTCTATCAAGACAAGACTTCATCTGTGATACTGTTAAAGAAGGGGTGGGATTAACTTTTTGTCTGAAAACCTTAACTAATCATTAGGAAGAGTCTTGTCAAAGGTCTTGCTTTATGCAGTGTGGTTCATTATGTTATCCCCTAAATCTTTCTGCTCTTTATCATGCTAGGACTGCATGTACGCGAGCCAGTATGGCTCCTGCTGTAGACTGTTCTTTTCCATCTAAGCTTTTGTAATGCAGTGAGATTATGATGGTCAGTGCTCATGTAATcctgaggagggagaaaagattattttttttttcatacccTCTGTTGTGAGACTTCACCACTTGCTTAAGTGTGATGAAGGACTTGCTTTGCTTGAATTATTACTCCATCTCAGCAAGCCTGGCTGGTGTAAATAATCAGAACGTGGCATATCCACTCTGTGTGCTCAAGGTGTCTGGACAACGGGATGCTCAAGCAACTGAGAATGTCttaactgcagcagcagcatttaagCTTCATCCTTGATTGTGTTCTTTCAAATGCAGCTTAACTCTGGCTAAAGATTTTGTTGTATCAAGAGTGTTTGGGTTGGACCGAAATTCTTATTAGCTAGATCTGGAGTATAAATAAACTGGGTGCCCAGAATACGCTGGCCTTGCCAGTGGAAGAATCATGGTCAAAATCCATTGCTCCTGTACGATCAGTGCTCTATTGAAAGGAGCAGCAAGGCTTCATCCTTCTGAAGTCTacactgtgtgtgtgcatgcagttGGGGATGGCTTTAGCAGAACGGGTGTAGTCACTGTTACGGACAGCTGTCAGTGCTGTTGTGAGCTCTGGGTCGGCTGGTGTGCCATGGCAGGTGGCTTTTCaggaggagaaggggcagggTGAAGCAGTATCCAATCCTTCGGATCAGTCAGATTGGCCATACCAATGTGGAGCAGAAAAGCATGTAGCCAAGAGGAGCTCAAAAGTCCAGACCTGGAAGTCAAAATGGGAGGATGTTTTCCCAGTCCCATGTTAGCCTAAGGAGAACGCTGCCTGTACTTACCGGTAGGACCATGGCAGATGTGGTGCTAATGGTCAGACCTGGCCATGAGATGTGGGTGaaaggctgtggggcagggcctcaggaaggagaagcagcacctGCTCTGGAGGAGAACTGGGTTAGCAGACACGGTGGGTATCTGTGCTATAGGTACAGAGCAGGAGGGGCGGAGGCAAGTCTGTAAAGTTGCGGAAAGAACAACATCCTGAAAATGATAGGAAGAATGGAATGGCCTGGATTAGACCAgacctttccttccctctgtaCTCTTCAGCCAGACCTCTGCATGTATATCACAGAATCTCAGCATggtgggggctggaggggcccTCTGGAGCCCACCCCGTCCCACCCCCTGCTAGAGCAGGGTcccccagagcaggctgcacagagccacgTCCAGGCGGGTTggggtgtctgcagagcaggagaaccccacagcctctccgggcagcTGTGCCCGTGCTCACCCTCACAGCGCAGAAGCTCTTATATGTATAGGAATGTCTATAGGTATATCTAACACATATCCCATTTCATTGGCCTCCTTCAGCTGGCTTTCCACAggtaattttctgctttgcatgtgtctgaggTGAGCTGCCAATGCAGTCTGCCTGTCTGGAGATGACATGATAGTTGGAAAAACAGCTGCGGTTGCTCAAAACTAGAAAAGCGGAACAAAACAACTTCTTGTGTGCCATATGTCACATTTACATAGGTCCCCGGTTAGACCAGCATGTGTAGTGTTTGGGTGCATCACTTACAAAACAACTCACTATTTCGAAGACTTGTCTGTACCCAGTTTTCTCCATTAAGGAGGATtgaattttgttgttttccttgaaCTTCCCTAAggtaaaactgaaatgtttctttgagTTGCTCATCAACTGTTCTTTCCTGAAGGGTGTAACTTATATTTTCACTAATTTTTGCAGTTCCTGAGTCCTAGGACCATGGTGACATTTGAGCTACGGTTAAAATACCAAAAAGCTTTGCAGCCTTTTTCAAGGCAGTACAGCCTTGTATCTATTAAAGGTACTTTCTAGGAGCAGGTGCCTGACTGGCAATATTGCACGTTGCCGATGTAAAATCTGTTGTGCTGTGACCAGCAGCAGCTCCGCGAGGGCTTGTTGTGGGTAGCGCAGAGCAAGAGTCCCGGAGGTGCCTTCAGCAGCAGCGCTTTGCTGGCGCCGTTTTTGCTAATCCTGGGCGCGGCAGAAGTTTGTGACTGTTGATGCTTTCTGTTGTGAAACTTTAGTCTTCTGCCGTGTGATGCTGTTCTGCCAGTGTGGAGGGtaattactgggaaaaaaatgtataaacaaTTCAGGTGATTTGTGGATGCATATAAAACTGGAACCGGTTGGattactttttttgaaaaaaaaaccaccttggtttgggttggaaaagcTGTTATGGTCACTTcatggttttattattttgtccTTATACttttttgcaaaggaaatacTCTATTGAAACCCTGTCTTTAAGTGACTAGTAAAACAAGTTTCTGGAAAAACGACAGGCAGACTTAACAACTCTTAAAACTCAAATTTGTAAGACAATCTTGTTTTAGAGTAGTGCCAGGAGGAAAAATGCCCACTCAGCATCTTCTCATGCCATTTTGTAGCTTCTACCCGTGTGCCACGTCCAGAGAGCCGTTGCACGCTGTAGCTGGGTGCTTGCCATGTTACTCCTTTCTGGTTTGAAAGCACCAGATACTGGCTCACCTCCGCTCCTCGTGGTTTTGGGACCCCAGGCCTCCGTTGTTAGCAGAAGGTGGCTGTGCCCAGGCCCAGGGCTGTGTTAGTGTCGGGATAATGGGCTGCTTGACTGGCCTGGGGAGGCGGATGGGGTGGGAGCCAGGGCACGGCCCGATCCTGCGCTGGGGCTGCCGTGGGCAAGAGGAGTGCTGAACTCTGGGGGCGCTGGTGCCGCAGAGGTGGCCGGGGGAGCTGAGGGCACAGTTCAGCATGCTGCCACGCATACCAGGAGAAGGCCAGAAGAAGATGAGACTGATGTTCAGCGAGTCGCCATGTCACCGGGGACGGACATCTCTGAGCTGCTGGCCTGGCATGGCACTGGGAGCCCGGTGGGATATGGTGGCTGCCCATGCCCTGAGCTCCTGATGCCCCGTGGCAGCTGTCCTTCCAGTCCATCCTGATAGAGGTGGCTTTGGTTCCCCCTCGTTCctgcagcatccttcctccCTCGCCTGTGTAACTGCCTGTGTGACTCTGCTATGCGCCTGCTTGGATGCTCGTGATGCTTTTGGCTGCAGGACTCTTGTCTCCAGAGTTGTTTCAGATGGTCAGAAAGTCTTCTGAGAGCTGGAATGTTGCCTGTGGCGTACTGAGTGCTTGTGTCTCCATGTGTGGGACCTTCTCCGAGAGCTGGTCCTGCAGGTTTCGACACTCCCaccttgactttttttccttgggaataAAATTATCCCTTGTGcttttgcattttggtttttgttcACTTTCAGGAGCATGACATTTGAGCTTACACCTATGTCAGCTTCAAGTTCCTTGAGTCAAGCATCTTCCATGGTGATGAGCACCCCAGCTTACTTCTGGTTTTATAACCAAGAGGTTTGCTGGCACAGCTAGG
Proteins encoded in this region:
- the PWWP2B gene encoding PWWP domain-containing protein 2B encodes the protein MAEAAAAEEAGVPSPRVGAWLPVLVEQMVNDTLVVTLSCGERRFTGVLLDCTKKSGLFCLPSSFPKPEDPPADACANGVADGRDAVQGEREPQPSGEKPPKGNGDEQVPPLLPPPPPGSLPPYPPYFEGAPFPRPLWLRHTYNQWVPQPPPRTIKRTRRRLSRNRDPGRLIMSTIRLRPRQVLCEKCKNTLNPEDMSATRQNAKTRRKLSIQDKEQKKHSDSNYMEKRNKREKREDDKFSGELVHRTPVIKISYSTPQGKGEVVKIPSRVHGSVKPFCPERILQNGREDQEETRDTERCRETKCLMDKSAGSQLASIPKLKLTRPVHSSADVPPPKIRLKPHRINDGQSVSIYKAELIDEINVLQNRRESNPGTFYNDESTDRSLAEISSGSSGEDDDFKRFPQGKDGHDNLAFLMKYRKRKADSSSLSVCSNDSLDESKSSSSEVTSPEMCDFLPGDDASVSSSSKDERKIVPPLTVRLHTQSVSKCVTEDGRTVSVGDIVWGKIHGFPWWPARVLDINLSQKENGEPSWREAKVSWFGSPTTSFLSVSKLSPFSEFFKLRFNRKKKGMYRKAITEAAKAVEHLTPEIRDLLTQFET